A stretch of Methanococcus voltae PS DNA encodes these proteins:
- the lonB gene encoding ATP-dependent protease LonB, with amino-acid sequence MFSTKFTTTDDLPEPSPNLINQVIGQDEAVEIVLNAVKNKRHALLLGDPGVGKSMMVKAFGELLENSGHFTPYTIISKPNLKNTEKPMVELLEGNVIERIMPEEKPKVMRQPPSMLTLVLIMLGFILVTQFLLKGVPETQMLGIVATTTIVGTLIAFIILFLAIFGATKASMPNSISPADLKPMVLYECPKRPLVRASAYNTTKLLGDIKHCPLGGKPPIGTPPHKRVILGAIHEAHKGILYVDEIKTMPLDVQDYILTAIQDKKLAISGRNPNSSGASVETNPIPCDFTLIMSGNMDDVSNLRAPLMDRIDYKVVLKNKMDNTTENRDKLLQFIVQEIKNNNLNPMTYEACCELVKLAQLLSGSKNKLTLRLRRLSNIIKMANDIATGKELSESLNEFTKNGALDLDDNEGESDLIIEQLSQGDKEAGKLKNVVNKITGKTYKSTKKSNKSVDELRIELKARISDLNAAEGKLKDKKPIELADVERVLDTGIYSMQKQVAMDYLENFKEYKNIHPNGEPTVGVIHGLAVLGGEGLGDVTRIITKVLNAKNPKTSLLNITGDIAKHSITLASALSKKLVSDGTLPLKGKDGGTDLSEKEIYIQFSQSYSKIDGDSATAAVCLSIISSLLNIPIKQDFCITGSLDLNGDMLAIGGVNEKINAAKEYQFRRVIVPYSNYKDVINIEGIEVIPVKTLDELIPLVFDIQ; translated from the coding sequence ATGTTTTCAACCAAATTTACTACTACAGATGATTTACCTGAACCATCACCTAATTTGATAAATCAAGTTATCGGACAGGATGAAGCGGTAGAAATCGTATTAAACGCAGTTAAAAATAAAAGACATGCGTTACTTTTAGGAGACCCTGGTGTCGGTAAATCTATGATGGTTAAAGCATTTGGTGAGTTATTGGAAAATTCCGGACATTTTACCCCATACACCATAATTTCAAAACCAAATTTAAAGAACACTGAAAAACCAATGGTTGAACTTTTAGAGGGCAACGTTATCGAAAGAATCATGCCTGAAGAAAAACCAAAGGTTATGAGACAGCCTCCTAGCATGTTAACTCTCGTATTAATCATGCTCGGTTTTATCCTAGTGACTCAATTTTTATTAAAAGGGGTTCCAGAAACTCAAATGTTAGGTATAGTAGCAACTACGACCATTGTAGGCACCTTAATTGCATTTATTATATTATTCCTTGCAATATTCGGAGCTACAAAAGCATCAATGCCTAATTCAATAAGCCCTGCAGATTTAAAACCAATGGTTTTATACGAATGCCCAAAAAGACCATTAGTTAGAGCAAGTGCTTACAACACTACAAAATTACTCGGGGATATAAAACACTGTCCTTTAGGGGGTAAACCTCCAATTGGGACTCCACCACATAAAAGGGTAATTTTAGGTGCTATTCACGAAGCACACAAAGGTATACTTTATGTAGATGAAATTAAAACAATGCCTTTAGATGTTCAGGATTACATATTAACAGCAATCCAGGATAAAAAACTAGCAATAAGTGGTAGAAACCCTAATTCAAGTGGTGCATCTGTGGAAACAAACCCTATTCCATGTGACTTTACCTTAATAATGTCGGGTAACATGGACGATGTTTCAAATTTAAGAGCTCCTTTAATGGATAGAATTGACTATAAAGTAGTTTTAAAGAATAAAATGGATAATACTACGGAAAATAGGGATAAATTATTACAATTTATAGTTCAGGAAATTAAAAATAATAATTTAAACCCTATGACTTATGAAGCTTGCTGTGAATTAGTTAAATTAGCACAATTGTTATCTGGTTCCAAAAATAAGCTTACTTTAAGACTTAGAAGATTATCAAATATCATAAAAATGGCAAATGATATTGCTACTGGTAAAGAATTAAGTGAAAGTTTAAATGAGTTTACTAAAAACGGAGCTCTTGATTTAGATGATAATGAAGGAGAATCTGATTTAATAATTGAACAATTAAGTCAGGGCGATAAGGAAGCTGGGAAACTTAAGAACGTGGTTAATAAAATAACTGGTAAAACATATAAATCAACTAAAAAATCTAATAAAAGTGTAGATGAATTAAGAATTGAATTAAAAGCAAGAATATCTGATTTGAATGCAGCAGAAGGTAAATTAAAAGATAAAAAACCTATCGAGTTAGCAGACGTTGAAAGAGTTCTTGATACTGGCATATACAGTATGCAAAAGCAAGTTGCAATGGATTACCTCGAAAACTTCAAAGAATATAAGAATATACACCCTAATGGTGAACCTACAGTCGGTGTAATTCACGGTTTAGCAGTTCTCGGTGGTGAAGGATTAGGGGATGTTACAAGAATTATAACAAAGGTATTAAATGCCAAAAACCCTAAAACAAGCCTTCTTAATATAACAGGAGACATTGCAAAGCACAGTATAACATTAGCATCAGCTTTGTCCAAAAAATTAGTTTCAGACGGTACATTACCATTAAAAGGAAAAGATGGTGGAACAGATTTATCTGAAAAAGAGATATATATCCAATTCAGCCAATCTTACTCAAAAATAGATGGTGACTCTGCAACAGCTGCAGTATGCTTAAGCATTATTTCATCATTATTGAATATCCCTATAAAGCAAGACTTCTGTATAACCGGAAGTTTAGATTTAAACGGTGATATGTTAGCTATTGGCGGAGTAAACGAAAAAATAAACGCTGCAAAAGAATACCAATTTAGAAGAGTAATTGTACCTTACTCAAATTACAAAGATGTTATTAATATTGAAGGTATAGAAGTAATCCCTGTTAAAACATTGGATGAATTAATACCTTTGGTTTTTGACATACAATAA
- a CDS encoding YkgJ family cysteine cluster protein encodes MTNSNPDSNSNSNSNYKTEGISWSCRFCGGCCDSPSVTKKDIANIAGFLKITFEEVVSKYLKSWNGKNGVLKTSKTKCVFLGEDRKCTIYKVRPIICRLRPYSIQLIGKNKGGKKNKNSAELKLTYDPWFLENCKGMFLGDLPPEEEYFKHAITVYTYMGEEKVTPEELFEKAKKRLVKK; translated from the coding sequence ATGACTAATTCAAACCCCGATTCTAACTCGAATTCTAACTCAAACTATAAAACAGAAGGCATATCTTGGTCTTGTAGGTTCTGTGGAGGATGTTGTGACAGCCCCTCTGTAACTAAGAAAGATATTGCAAATATTGCAGGTTTTTTAAAAATAACATTTGAAGAAGTAGTTTCAAAGTATTTAAAAAGCTGGAATGGAAAAAACGGAGTCTTAAAAACCTCAAAGACAAAATGTGTATTTTTAGGCGAAGATAGAAAATGTACAATTTATAAGGTAAGACCTATAATCTGTAGATTAAGACCTTATTCTATTCAACTCATCGGCAAAAACAAGGGCGGAAAAAAGAACAAAAATTCAGCTGAATTAAAATTGACCTATGACCCGTGGTTCCTTGAAAATTGTAAAGGAATGTTTTTAGGCGATTTACCTCCTGAAGAAGAATACTTTAAACACGCAATAACTGTATACACATACATGGGCGAAGAAAAAGTAACTCCTGAAGAGTTATTTGAAAAAGCTAAAAAGAGATTGGTTAAAAAATAA
- a CDS encoding UPF0147 family protein produces the protein MFTAKEVSTEDKIKNITYMLKEIIEDTTVPRNIRAAADNAKEALNNEENEFIVRSATAIQYLDDISEDPNMPTHTRTQIWGIVSELETIKND, from the coding sequence ATGTTCACAGCTAAAGAAGTAAGCACAGAAGATAAAATTAAAAATATTACATACATGTTAAAAGAAATTATAGAAGATACTACCGTACCAAGAAATATAAGAGCTGCTGCAGATAATGCCAAAGAAGCTTTAAACAATGAAGAAAACGAGTTTATCGTAAGAAGTGCTACAGCAATTCAATACTTAGATGACATTAGCGAAGACCCAAACATGCCAACACATACAAGAACCCAGATATGGGGAATAGTAAGTGAATTAGAAACAATTAAAAATGATTAA
- a CDS encoding AI-2E family transporter gives MKDSDFNLILKLGSLFSFILMVYILLPFIDAISFGIAFAYITKPAYDLFKKRFSKSTSAILSILVLTIPVIATILIILEQLIYYLLNLDVTQLSASISTLITKISIYDINLTQYWAPISADLFKFLEGILNGLLSQLSMIPLVMIKVLIILFMTYYFLKDGHKLLSASLVHVPECYQAHVRIFAQKLNDFYKNMFTGTALTSLIAMVIAILGYQLMGVPSALALGVLTGICVLLPVIGGWGVYMPLAIYYLIQGNIIYALAIYLFGTIFLSFILDFYIRPKVVKSGGNVHPVMTLAAFLIAPLTLGIAGFALGPIIVGAFDSLYGLKDGEISLINLRTNCELSSVSQLDEEEDE, from the coding sequence ATGAAAGACAGTGATTTTAACCTTATATTAAAATTGGGAAGTTTATTTAGTTTTATACTCATGGTTTATATTTTATTACCATTTATAGACGCAATCTCATTTGGAATAGCTTTTGCATATATAACAAAGCCAGCATATGATTTATTCAAAAAAAGGTTTTCAAAATCTACATCTGCAATATTAAGTATCTTAGTGCTAACCATTCCAGTTATTGCAACCATACTAATCATATTAGAGCAGTTAATTTATTATTTATTAAATTTAGACGTAACACAATTAAGTGCTTCGATATCAACTTTGATTACTAAAATATCCATCTACGATATAAATTTAACTCAGTATTGGGCGCCAATTTCTGCAGATTTATTTAAATTTTTGGAAGGAATTTTAAATGGTTTGTTGAGTCAATTATCAATGATACCATTGGTAATGATAAAAGTACTAATAATCTTATTTATGACTTATTACTTCTTAAAAGACGGTCATAAATTGCTTAGCGCTTCATTAGTTCACGTCCCAGAGTGTTACCAAGCACACGTTCGAATATTTGCACAGAAATTAAATGATTTCTATAAAAATATGTTTACCGGCACAGCTTTGACCTCTTTAATTGCAATGGTGATTGCAATTCTCGGCTATCAATTAATGGGCGTTCCAAGTGCTTTGGCATTGGGAGTTTTAACCGGGATATGTGTTTTATTACCTGTAATAGGTGGTTGGGGCGTTTATATGCCTTTAGCGATATATTATTTAATACAAGGTAATATAATATATGCACTAGCAATTTATTTATTTGGTACAATATTTTTGTCCTTTATCTTAGATTTCTACATACGTCCAAAGGTTGTAAAATCTGGTGGTAATGTGCACCCAGTAATGACTTTAGCAGCTTTCTTAATAGCTCCTTTAACATTAGGAATTGCAGGGTTCGCTTTAGGACCTATAATCGTCGGTGCATTTGATTCATTATATGGTTTAAAAGATGGAGAAATTTCACTTATAAACTTAAGAACAAATTGTGAATTATCTTCCGTATCCCAATTAGATGAGGAAGAAGATGAATAG
- the fucA gene encoding L-fuculose phosphate aldolase, translating to MDYILAEFVDICRKLYERKYVVGSGGNVSIKVGNLVFITPTGHILGLMEKEKICIVDMDGDILKGKPTSELNMHLGIYKNRKDVNAIVHTHCMYCTAFSNMDKKIDLITPEGQLFIRKIDYVDYYPCGSMELANAVSKCGESAIVLKNHGLVTLGENILEAYLKTEVVEELAQMNYIIHNMKK from the coding sequence ATGGATTACATATTGGCAGAATTTGTTGATATTTGCAGAAAACTGTATGAAAGAAAATACGTTGTTGGTTCGGGGGGCAATGTAAGTATTAAAGTAGGAAATTTGGTATTTATAACACCTACTGGTCATATATTAGGCCTTATGGAAAAAGAAAAGATATGTATTGTTGATATGGATGGTGATATATTAAAAGGAAAACCTACCTCTGAATTGAATATGCACCTTGGAATATACAAAAATCGCAAAGATGTGAATGCTATTGTTCACACCCATTGTATGTACTGTACGGCATTCTCAAATATGGATAAAAAAATAGACCTTATAACTCCAGAAGGACAACTTTTTATTAGGAAAATTGATTATGTTGATTATTACCCTTGCGGAAGTATGGAATTAGCCAACGCAGTTTCTAAATGTGGGGAAAGTGCAATTGTTTTAAAAAATCACGGCTTAGTAACATTAGGCGAGAATATTCTTGAAGCTTATTTGAAAACTGAAGTTGTGGAAGAGCTAGCACAAATGAATTACATTATCCACAACATGAAAAAATAA
- a CDS encoding winged helix-turn-helix domain-containing protein yields the protein MQIEIDKKVIKALSARSRIKILKKLNQKRYTVTELSKTLNLSKSTVHEHLSIMLDGGLVEKHDDGHKWIYYGMTSKGKLILNSQFEKTIVLFPLSVVAFVSGFYSLFIYGKGSIVSPMMARTTAGSYEAVENSANLLMAEKAMPVTETMIHHDPANLIIGLILLGIAFFMMNHIYQTYKNAKVNENRYRID from the coding sequence ATGCAAATTGAAATCGATAAAAAAGTTATAAAAGCCCTTTCTGCCCGTTCGAGAATTAAAATATTGAAAAAATTAAATCAAAAAAGATATACGGTTACAGAATTGTCCAAAACTCTTAATTTATCTAAATCTACTGTTCACGAACATTTATCCATTATGCTTGATGGAGGACTTGTTGAAAAGCACGATGATGGACATAAATGGATATACTATGGAATGACTAGTAAAGGTAAACTCATATTGAATAGCCAGTTTGAAAAAACTATCGTATTGTTCCCATTATCTGTCGTAGCCTTCGTAAGTGGGTTTTACAGCTTATTTATATACGGAAAAGGTAGTATTGTATCACCAATGATGGCAAGGACTACGGCGGGGTCTTACGAGGCAGTTGAAAATTCTGCCAACCTCTTAATGGCTGAAAAAGCCATGCCTGTTACAGAAACTATGATACATCACGACCCTGCAAATTTAATAATTGGATTAATACTTTTGGGGATTGCATTTTTTATGATGAATCATATCTATCAAACTTATAAAAATGCGAAAGTTAATGAAAATCGCTATAGAATAGATTAA
- a CDS encoding aldehyde ferredoxin oxidoreductase N-terminal domain-containing protein, translating to MRNILIDASSKTYETVEGTYLPLDWGMKLHNDYETYKEDVYSDKNIFCFGKGVLPIIGGHRLIFSFRSPLWKGFHFSAMGGAGYTLQNTGLDNIAIKGRCEKPSLIILNGNGNFSLEFKELEEFEQGKFKSVYELNDYLIEQYKQIDENFRAFMVGPSAITTDMAGIYSQTIKNGAVVEGSEDWAARGGCGSALYRCHNVIGVVFFGDNYQKDIEKELKLKKIVETCHNKPYIEAVLSNTEKYRYSKKTETGGTFGNNYKTAMDLTPIFNWRTPFIEKDDRLYFHDKILKYFVAQFDEESIIPKNWTNCGEPCPVACKKYRKGMHVDYEPYEANGPCLGIFDIYAVDKVVHAVDSLGMDAIEFGNLCAWVFELLNVGLLKPEEVGIKMPYFDVEDYDTDENILKCSNHNAEQAITLANLIVYGITENKENTKEITKELIQSIQKNLENPDYEKIEQLISLLRKDTRYAGKELNEIYKDRLHELNTSDCDVKVEKFRKYKSNCIESQEPLNFNDFAVYVAFGHNGQISPTMYWAIGNYIPYLIQGKYLTYYQNGVFLEPEELATLSVKGATEEITLENLGICRFHRKWILPVLDELLAEVFKDEEKMDISKSDELNEVNEVNYYLSNNLHKVSLNLLEKIYSYDLKVGYPHVIESHRVKELMACGAKDFENEKWAKKFEEDGDKALDEYISRVLAKYSELLGISWTL from the coding sequence ATGAGAAATATTCTAATCGATGCGTCATCAAAAACCTACGAAACAGTAGAGGGCACATATTTGCCATTAGATTGGGGTATGAAACTCCATAATGATTATGAAACTTATAAAGAAGACGTATACAGTGATAAAAATATATTTTGTTTTGGAAAGGGTGTATTACCGATTATTGGAGGTCATAGGTTAATATTTTCCTTTAGGTCACCATTGTGGAAAGGCTTTCATTTTTCAGCAATGGGGGGAGCCGGATATACCCTTCAAAATACTGGATTGGACAACATCGCGATTAAAGGAAGATGTGAAAAACCAAGTCTAATAATTTTAAATGGAAACGGTAATTTTAGCTTAGAATTTAAGGAACTTGAGGAATTTGAACAAGGAAAGTTTAAAAGTGTTTATGAATTAAACGATTATTTAATAGAGCAATATAAACAGATTGACGAGAATTTTAGAGCCTTTATGGTGGGACCAAGTGCGATAACTACAGATATGGCAGGGATATATTCTCAAACCATAAAAAATGGTGCAGTTGTAGAGGGTTCCGAAGACTGGGCTGCACGAGGTGGTTGCGGTTCAGCACTCTATAGGTGCCACAATGTCATAGGTGTCGTATTTTTCGGAGATAACTATCAAAAAGACATCGAAAAAGAATTAAAACTTAAAAAAATAGTAGAAACATGTCACAACAAGCCTTATATCGAGGCAGTACTTTCTAATACTGAAAAATATCGATACAGTAAAAAGACTGAAACAGGCGGGACTTTTGGGAATAATTATAAAACAGCAATGGATTTAACACCAATATTCAATTGGAGAACACCATTTATCGAAAAAGATGACCGTTTGTACTTCCACGACAAAATTTTAAAGTATTTCGTAGCTCAATTTGATGAAGAATCTATAATACCTAAAAATTGGACAAATTGCGGTGAACCCTGCCCTGTAGCCTGTAAAAAATACCGAAAAGGAATGCACGTAGATTATGAACCTTACGAAGCAAATGGTCCTTGTTTGGGTATTTTCGATATATATGCGGTTGATAAGGTGGTTCACGCCGTAGATAGTTTAGGAATGGATGCAATTGAATTTGGAAACTTATGTGCATGGGTTTTTGAACTTTTAAACGTAGGACTTTTAAAACCTGAAGAAGTAGGTATCAAAATGCCTTATTTTGATGTCGAAGATTACGATACTGACGAAAATATCCTAAAATGTTCAAATCACAATGCAGAGCAGGCAATAACTCTTGCAAATTTAATTGTTTATGGGATAACTGAAAATAAAGAAAATACAAAAGAAATCACAAAAGAATTAATCCAATCAATTCAAAAAAATTTGGAAAATCCAGATTATGAAAAAATTGAGCAATTAATCTCTTTATTGAGAAAAGACACGAGATATGCGGGAAAAGAATTAAATGAAATTTATAAAGATAGATTACACGAATTAAATACTTCTGATTGCGATGTAAAAGTTGAAAAGTTCAGAAAATACAAATCAAACTGTATAGAAAGTCAAGAACCATTAAATTTCAATGATTTTGCAGTATATGTCGCATTTGGACACAATGGGCAAATATCTCCAACTATGTATTGGGCAATAGGTAACTACATCCCTTACTTAATCCAGGGAAAATACCTCACGTATTATCAAAATGGAGTATTTTTAGAGCCTGAAGAATTGGCCACCTTAAGTGTTAAAGGTGCAACTGAAGAAATAACTCTTGAAAACTTAGGCATCTGTCGATTTCATAGAAAATGGATATTGCCAGTTTTAGATGAATTATTGGCAGAAGTCTTTAAAGATGAAGAAAAAATGGATATTAGTAAATCTGACGAACTAAATGAGGTTAATGAGGTTAATTACTATTTATCAAACAATTTACATAAAGTTAGTTTAAACTTACTTGAAAAAATCTACAGTTACGATTTAAAAGTAGGTTATCCTCACGTCATAGAAAGCCACAGGGTAAAAGAATTAATGGCTTGTGGTGCAAAAGACTTTGAGAATGAAAAATGGGCTAAAAAATTTGAAGAAGATGGAGATAAAGCTTTAGACGAATATATATCAAGAGTTTTAGCTAAATATAGCGAATTACTTGGTATATCTTGGACGTTATAG
- the frhA gene encoding coenzyme F420 hydrogenase subunit alpha — MAEPITIAPTTRHEGHAKLVLNVDDDGIVTKAFYPNTTPVRGFETMLQGKPAAFGPIAVMRICGICQATHGIASCEAIENAIGAEIPQDGAILRELLGLGNRMHSHPLHHLLIVDDLLKPEEADTLRIDGIKLIQKMRKEGQLIVDIVGGEGIHPPNLVIGGMRNNITERAKSKLYYACKEYQEDARQMYDLIKMLTERYLDEIGIPDLGRHDLPYIATDTTFGNRDNLKLDDIAELTAQNYYSNYPEIAQTATNQIPLYLGTPAEGGPRARMVKFGSFRTDGGVMDVNLARALENLGAVERSLQLLEELNIEGATKITPEYKDGFGVGVHEAPRATNTHMAEMGADGRIKNYRIIAASTWNMPVVEKAIEGYHHKYAEVIMRAYDIUASCATHIIVKDEQTKKVVDLRRF, encoded by the coding sequence GTGGCAGAACCTATAACAATTGCTCCTACAACAAGACATGAGGGGCACGCCAAACTCGTTTTAAATGTGGACGATGACGGAATTGTAACCAAAGCATTTTATCCAAATACCACTCCCGTGAGGGGATTTGAAACAATGCTTCAAGGAAAGCCTGCAGCATTTGGACCTATTGCAGTTATGAGAATATGTGGAATATGTCAGGCTACACACGGTATAGCATCATGTGAAGCTATCGAAAACGCTATCGGTGCGGAAATTCCGCAAGATGGTGCAATATTAAGAGAACTCTTAGGTTTAGGCAACAGAATGCATTCACACCCATTACATCATTTGTTAATTGTGGATGATTTGTTAAAACCTGAAGAGGCAGATACTTTAAGAATAGATGGTATCAAATTGATTCAGAAAATGAGAAAAGAGGGTCAATTAATCGTAGATATCGTTGGGGGAGAAGGTATCCACCCACCTAACTTAGTAATCGGTGGTATGAGAAATAACATCACTGAAAGAGCTAAGTCAAAGTTATACTACGCTTGCAAAGAATACCAAGAAGATGCAAGACAAATGTACGACCTTATTAAAATGTTAACTGAAAGATATTTGGACGAAATCGGAATCCCTGATTTAGGAAGACACGATTTACCATACATTGCAACCGATACAACATTCGGTAACAGAGATAACTTAAAATTAGATGATATAGCAGAACTAACCGCTCAAAATTATTATTCTAATTATCCAGAAATCGCTCAAACCGCAACAAACCAAATTCCATTATACTTGGGAACACCTGCAGAGGGTGGACCAAGAGCAAGAATGGTTAAATTTGGTTCATTCAGAACAGACGGTGGCGTAATGGATGTTAACCTTGCAAGAGCCTTAGAAAACTTAGGCGCTGTTGAAAGGTCATTACAGTTACTCGAAGAATTAAACATTGAAGGTGCTACCAAAATTACACCAGAATACAAAGACGGATTCGGTGTAGGTGTACACGAAGCTCCAAGAGCTACAAATACACACATGGCAGAAATGGGCGCAGATGGTAGAATTAAAAACTACAGAATCATCGCAGCTTCAACATGGAACATGCCAGTAGTTGAAAAGGCTATTGAAGGCTACCACCACAAATATGCGGAAGTAATCATGAGAGCATACGACATATGAGCTTCATGTGCAACGCACATCATTGTGAAAGATGAACAGACTAAAAAAGTAGTAGATTTAAGAAGATTTTAA
- the frhD gene encoding coenzyme F420-reducing hydrogenase, FrhD protein, whose amino-acid sequence MSNEQEFDLTPSYLLKETLILACGNILFADDGFSVHVIEKLQDLLTDEEKGHVALVDAGAGAPQQVLTLIDESSKVKNITVVDVIDYGLEPGTIEILTKENLPNPEHTRVDSHEWPLSTTLNRVCTENDIKYKVIGCQAKYVSEPDVVLELCEEVENAVDDAVKIILSDIRGN is encoded by the coding sequence ATGAGCAATGAACAAGAATTTGACTTAACCCCATCATATTTGTTAAAAGAAACTTTGATACTAGCTTGTGGAAATATCCTTTTTGCTGACGATGGATTTAGTGTTCACGTTATCGAAAAATTACAAGATTTGTTAACTGACGAGGAAAAGGGGCACGTAGCACTTGTAGACGCTGGGGCGGGGGCACCTCAACAGGTACTTACTTTAATTGACGAAAGTTCTAAAGTTAAGAATATAACTGTTGTAGATGTTATTGATTATGGGCTTGAACCTGGCACTATTGAGATACTAACAAAGGAAAACCTTCCTAATCCCGAACACACTAGAGTAGATAGTCATGAGTGGCCATTATCCACCACATTAAACAGGGTTTGCACAGAAAACGACATAAAATACAAAGTTATTGGTTGTCAAGCAAAATACGTTTCAGAACCTGACGTTGTATTGGAATTGTGCGAAGAAGTGGAAAATGCTGTTGATGATGCTGTAAAAATCATATTATCTGATATAAGGGGGAACTAG